A window from Cryptomeria japonica chromosome 1, Sugi_1.0, whole genome shotgun sequence encodes these proteins:
- the LOC131046092 gene encoding uncharacterized protein LOC131046092 isoform X2: MADLKEVVNSVLLPLQLSLGLLLIMKTTPLWAVIHCTLAYLLHCLCFPYTDYKQLGEFEGRVFKKVISHATTAGDVSKLKNQKDAQESKKEGKSQIDDTVSVVYLGKKFVLKRMEGNKMLMKDGPAYCITDKMWETVKYIEKMASKTVFVKNHKEIWEEVVTGDIMKFEEVLNSVILDNRAVIRLDHDYFLPVN, from the coding sequence ATGGCAGATTTGAAGGAAGTTGTAAACAGCGTGTTACTTCCATTGCAACTTAGCCTTGGACTTCTTCTCATCATGAAGACGACGCCTCTTTGGGCGGTCATACATTGCACCCTTGCCTACTTGCTCCACTGCTTGTGTTTCCCTTACACAGATTACAAACAGCTTGGGGAATTCGAAGGTCGAGTCTTCAAAAAAGTTATCTCTCATGCCACCACAGCAGGAGATGTGTCGAAGCTGAAAAATCAGAAGGATGCTCAGGAATCTAAGAAAGAAGGGAAATCTCAGATTGATGACACAGTCTCAGTGGTCTACCTGGGCAAGAAGTTTGTACTGAAGCGAATGGAAGGCAACAAGATGTTAATGAAGGATGGACCTGCTTATTGCATCACAGATAAAATGTGGGAAACTGTCAAGTACATTGAGAAAATGGCTTCAAAGACAGTGTTTGTGAAAAACCATAAAGAAATATGGGAAGAAGTGGTCACAGGCGATATTATGAAGTTTGAAGAAGTGCTGAATTCAGTGATACTGGACAACCGCGCGGTTATTCGTCTGGATCACGATTACTTCCTTCCTGTCAACTGA
- the LOC131046092 gene encoding uncharacterized protein LOC131046092 isoform X3 produces MTILNFVGLFLKTQKHIHWLIPASLTFASVSMGFSTKVRLWIDGFINAILCRSVQLLCDPLPLAMRRRAYCWGNWVENLKPGNDLQSKIVSGKVCLLVAAGAKADSEFFADCESLASRGGGAKPHLGTSTECESSADLVIMADQNYIRALLPGGKKTQPEADPSVDSEQVANRSVDSVHEIWPKVGPFLFK; encoded by the exons ATGACGATTTTAAACTTCGTGGGTCTGTTCCTGAAGACTCAAAAGCATATTCATTGGCTCATTCCTGCATCGCTAACCTTTGCATCAGTAAGCATGGGGTTCAGCACTAAAGTGAGGCTGTGGATCGATGGCTTTATCAATGCAATCTTGTGCAGATCAGTACAGCTGCTGTGTGACCCACTGCCTTTGGCAATGAGGAGGCGGGCGTATTGTTGGGGGAACTGGGTGGAGAATTTGAAGCCTGGTAACGACTTGCAATCAAAGATTGTGAGTGGTAAAGTATGCTTGCTCGTTGCTGCAGGTGCAAAAGCTGACTCTGAATTCTTTGCTGACTGTGAATCCTTGGCGAGCAGAGGTGGAGGTGCAAAACCCCACCTTGGAACCTCAACTGAGTGTGAATCCTCGGCTGACCTTGTAATCATGGCTGACCAGAACTATATACGTGCTCTTCTTCCTGGAGGTAAGAAAACTCAGCCTGAAGCTGATCCCTCTGTTGACTCTGAACAAGTGGCCAACCGTTCGGTAGATTCGGTACATGAGATTTGGCCTAAAGTTGGCCCCTTTCTGTTCAAAT GA
- the LOC131046092 gene encoding uncharacterized protein LOC131046092 isoform X1: MTILNFVGLFLKTQKHIHWLIPASLTFASVSMGFSTKVRLWIDGFINAILCRSVQLLCDPLPLAMRRRAYCWGNWVENLKPGNDLQSKIVSGKVCLLVAAGAKADSEFFADCESLASRGGGAKPHLGTSTECESSADLVIMADQNYIRALLPGGKKTQPEADPSVDSEQVANRSVDSVHEIWPKVGPFLFKCEFKCDSVYIE, from the coding sequence ATGACGATTTTAAACTTCGTGGGTCTGTTCCTGAAGACTCAAAAGCATATTCATTGGCTCATTCCTGCATCGCTAACCTTTGCATCAGTAAGCATGGGGTTCAGCACTAAAGTGAGGCTGTGGATCGATGGCTTTATCAATGCAATCTTGTGCAGATCAGTACAGCTGCTGTGTGACCCACTGCCTTTGGCAATGAGGAGGCGGGCGTATTGTTGGGGGAACTGGGTGGAGAATTTGAAGCCTGGTAACGACTTGCAATCAAAGATTGTGAGTGGTAAAGTATGCTTGCTCGTTGCTGCAGGTGCAAAAGCTGACTCTGAATTCTTTGCTGACTGTGAATCCTTGGCGAGCAGAGGTGGAGGTGCAAAACCCCACCTTGGAACCTCAACTGAGTGTGAATCCTCGGCTGACCTTGTAATCATGGCTGACCAGAACTATATACGTGCTCTTCTTCCTGGAGGTAAGAAAACTCAGCCTGAAGCTGATCCCTCTGTTGACTCTGAACAAGTGGCCAACCGTTCGGTAGATTCGGTACATGAGATTTGGCCTAAAGTTGGCCCCTTTCTGTTCAAATGTGAGTTTAAATGTGACTCAGTTTACATAGAGTAG